A genomic window from Chaetodon trifascialis isolate fChaTrf1 chromosome 22, fChaTrf1.hap1, whole genome shotgun sequence includes:
- the LOC139350444 gene encoding kinesin-like protein KIF21A isoform X4 produces the protein MSSAPDESSVRVALRIRPQLAKEKIEGCHICTFVMPGEPQVVLGKDKAFTYDHVFDMDTQQETIYNQCTERLIEGCFEGYNATIFAYGQTGSGKTYTMGTGFDVHIGEEELGIIPRAVNHLFRGIEERRQAATEQGKPVPEFKINAQFLELYNEEVLDLFDSTRDIEARKQRSNIKIHEDANGGIYTVGVTTRTVTSAAEMIQCLKLGALSRTTASTQMNVQSSRSHAIFTIHLCQVRVCSPDNDDNATDNRLANDSEINEFETLTAKFHFVDLAGSERLKRTGATGDRAKEGISINCGLLALGNVISALGDRSKRSTHVPYRDSKLTRLLQDSLGGNSQTMMIACISPSDRDFMETLNTLKYANRARNIKNKVVVNQDRASQQISALRTEIARLQMELMEYKTGKRMVGEDGMEGINDLVHENSMLQTENNNLRVRVKAMQETIDAQRARLTQVLSDQANQALARAGEGNEEIGNMIQNYIKEIEELRAKLLESEAVSENLRKTLSRASTRSSLYGGPGSFSTAPFLPEKETSDVIQMAKKDLEKLKKKEKKKKKRLRQYEENHHHTPVEHASVIKEGVPDNEQERGNDEVEVEGSDHEEGEDADGEEEDEDMVGDETSDESDSEELEEKENVQADLANITCEIAIKQKLIDELENSQRRLHTLKQQYEQKLMMLQNKIKDTQLERDKVLHNMGSVESGTEEKAKRIKAEYERKLSSMNKELQKLQSAQKEHARLLRNQSQYEKQLKKLQLDVTEMKKTKVVLMRQMKEQQERNRATECRRNREIASLKKEQRRAEHQLKQMEAQKRQQELILRRKNEEVTALRRQVRPVSGKASRKVSLPEPLQEPSHRATSGRMHTSGVSPSNGARSSPVRMGSISRTARAKWQSLERRVTDIIMQRMTISNMETDMNRMLKQREELTRRRERVSRKKEKMAVDGADADRSLASLNEELESLTANIDYINDSIADCQANIMQMEEAKEDTVDVTAVISSCNLSEARFLLDHFMTLTINKGLQASQKDSQLKVMEGRLKQTEINSATQNQLLFHMLKEKAEINPELDALLGSALQENGDDSSSDESTPSPATEGSTLASDLMKLCGESRPRGKARRRTTTQMELLYASSGDLSCESPTADFSTPLLPLAERLEGPADMQANALGQTPDREQTVSPSALSARPAGISGSRSPTGTERRQLERSPLSRRKAQEKGPTPTHIPAPAQTLPLSAAEAKAKGSDYKSLLEESPVFEGHRGVINPVTAPKNSRGAKLQCVYVAEGHTKPVLCVDATDDLLFTGSKDRTCKVWNLVTGQEIMSLADHPSSVVSVRYTSSLVFTVSTAYIKVWDIRDSAKCIRTLTSSGQVGSGDTCSSVRSLSIPPGESQINQIALNPSGSFLYAAAGNAVRMWDLRKFVSTGKLTGHLGPVMCLTVDKLGNGQDVVLTGSKDHHVKMFEVAEGAQGSISSSHTFDPAHQDGVESLAVHGDVFYSGSRDYYIKKWDLASKQLIQQSVSAQTDWVSALGVVPGSPVLLSGCRGGLLRLWHVDSLAPLGEVRGHDSPINGLATNSSQLFTASDDRTVKIWEARGSLEEGVH, from the exons ATGAGCAGCGCGCCGGATGAGAGCTCGGTGCGCGTCGCCCTGAG GATCCGTCCTCAGCTGGCCAAAGAGAAGATCGAGGGCTGTCACATCTGTACATTTGTGATGCCCGGGGAGCCACAGGTGGTGCTGGGCAAGGACAAGGCCTTCACCTACGACCACGTCTTCGACATGGACACCCAGCAGGAAACCATCTACAACCAATGCACCGAGAGACTTATCGAAGGCTGCTTTGAGGGCTACAATGCCACTATCTTTGCATACGGGCAG ACGGGTTCAGGGAAGACCTACACCATGGGAACCGGCTTTGACGTGCACATCGGAGAGGAAGAGCTGGGTATCATTCCCCGGGCCGTCAACCACCTGTTCAGAGGGATCGAGGAGCGCCGACAGGCTGCCACCGAGCAGGGCAAGCCTGTTCCTGAGTTCAAGATCAACGCACAGTTCCTTgag TTGTACAACGAGGAGGTGTTGGACTTGTTCGACTCGACGCGAGACATCGAGGCCAGGAAGCAGCGATCCAACATCAAAATCCACGAGGACGCCAATGGAGGCATCTACACCGTCGGGGTCACCACGCGCACCGTCACCTCTGCAGCTGAG ATGATACAGTGTCTGAAGCTGGGCGCCCTGTCTCGCACCACCGCCAGCACCCAGATGAACGTCCAGAGTTCGCGCTCCCACGCCATCTTCACCATCCACCTGTGCCAAGTTCGAGTCTGCTCTCCAGATAACGAC GATAATGCGACAGACAACCGTCTCGCCAACGACTCGGAGATTAATGAGTTTGAGACGCTGACGGCCAAGTTCCACTTTGTTGATCTGGCTGGTTCTGAGAGACTGAAGAGAACTGGAGCTACAGGAGACAGAGCTAAAGAGGGCATCTCCATCAACTGTGGGCTG CTCGCTTTGGGAAACGTCATCAGTGCTCTGGGAGACCGGAGTAAGCGCTCGACTCATGTGCCTTACAGGGATTCCAAACTGACCCGGCTGCTGCAGGACTCACTGGGTGGCAACAG TCAAACGATGATGATCGCCTGTATCAGCCCGTCAGACCGGGACTTCATGGAGAccctgaacacactgaagtatgCCAACAGAGCCCGGAACATTAAGAACAAGGTGGTGGTGaaccaggacagagccagccagCAGATCAGCGCTCTCAGGACGGAAATAGCTCGACTgcagatggagctgatggagtACAAGACG GGGAAGCGGATGGTGGGTGAAGACGGCATGGAGGGTATCAACGACTTGGTGCATGAGAACTCCATGCTGCAGACGGAGAACAACAACTTGAGGGTGAGGGTGAAGGCCATGCAGGAGACCATCGACGCCCAGAGAGCCAGACTCACACAGGTTCTCAGTGACCAGGCCAACCAGGCCCTGGCTAGAGCAG GTGAGGGTAATGAAGAGATCGGGAATATGATTCAGAATTACATCAAAGAAATCGAGGAGCTTAG agCTAAACTTCTTGAAAGCGAGGCTGTGAGCGAGAACCTCAGGAAGACGTTGTCTCGCGCCTCCACGCGCTCCTCGCTGTACGGCGGGCCCGGCTCCTTCTCCACCGCCCCCTTCCTTCCTGAGAAGGAGACCAGCGACGTCATCCAGATGGCCAAGAAAGACCtagagaagctgaagaagaaggagaagaagaagaagaagag ACTTAGGCAATATGAAGAGAATCACCACCACACACCGGTCGAACATGCCAG cGTGATCAAAGAGGGAGTGCCAGACAACGAGCAGGAGCGAGGCAACGATGAGGTGGAGGTG GAGGGCAGCGACCACGAAGAGGGCGAGGAtgcggatggagaggaggaggacgaggacatGGTGGGAGATGAGACGTCTGACGAGTCTGACTCCGAAGAGCTTGAGGAGAAAG AGAACGTCCAGGCCGACCTGGCCAACATCACCTGTGAGATCGCCATCAAGCAGAAGCTGATAGACGAGCTGGAGAACAGCCAGCGGCGTTTGCACACTCTCAAGCAGCAGTACGAGCAGAAGCTGATGATGCTGCAGAACAAGATCAaagacacacagctggagagggacaaaGTGCTGCATAATATGG GCTCAGTGGAGTCAGGCACGGAGGAGAAGGCCAAGCGGATCAAAGCGGAGTACGAGAGGAAGCTGAGCTCCAtgaacaaagagctgcagaagcTCCAGTCAGCTCAGAAGGAGCACGCCCGCCTGCTGAGGAACCAATCACAGTACGAGAAGCAGCTCAAGAAGCTCCAGCTGGatgtgacagaaatgaagaagacCAAG GTGGTGCTGATGCGTCAGatgaaggagcagcaggagaggaacaGAGCCACGGAGTGCAGGAGGAACAGGGAGATTGCCTCTCTGAAGAAAGAGCAGCGCAGAGCTGAG CACCAACTGAAGCAGATGGAGGCCCAGAAAAGACAACAGGAGCTGATTCTTCGCAGGAAGAATGAAGag GTGACAGCTCTGCGGCGGCAGGTGAGGCCTGTGTCTGGGAAGGCGAGCAGGAAGGTGAGCTTACCTGAACCTCTCCAGGAGCCCTCACATAGAGCCACCTCAGGGAGGATGCATACCTCTGGAGTGTCCCCGTCCAATGGAGCCAG GAGTTCCCCAGTGCGGATGGGAAGCATCAGCAGGACAGCCAGGGCCAAGTGGCAGTCACTGGAGAGACGTGTCACTGACATCATCATGCAGAGGATGACCATCTCGAACATGGAGACAGATATGAACAGAATGCTGAAG CAACGGGAGGAGCTGACCAGGCGGAGGGAGCGAGTGtccagaaagaaagaaaagatggcgGTGGATGGTGCAGACGCTGACCGCTCCCTGGCCTCCCTGAACGAGGAGCTGGAGTCTCTGACTGCCAACATCGACTATATCAATGACAGCATCGCCGACTGTCAGGCCAACATCATGCAGATGGAGGAGGCCAAG GAGGACACAGTTGATGTGACCGCAGTGATCAGCTCCTGTAATTTATCAGAGGCCCGCTTCCTTCTGGACCATTTCATGACTCTGACCATCAATAAG GGTCTGCAGGCGTCTCAGAAGGATTCCCAGCTGAAGGTGATGGAGGGCAGGTTGAAGCAAACAGAGATCAACAGTGCCACCCAGAACCAGCTGCTGTTCCACATGCTaaaggagaaagcagagatAAACCCGGAGCTGGATGCCCTGCTGGGCAGTGCTCTGCAAG AGAATGgagatgacagcagcagtgacgaGTCCACCCCTAGTCCGGCCACTGAGGGCAG CACACTGGCATCAGATCTAATGAAGTTATGTGGTGAATCCAGACCGAGAGGCAAG GCTCGCAGGCGGACCACCACCCAGATGGAGCTGCTGTATGCCAGCAGTGGGGATCTGTCCTGTGAATCCCCCACTGCAGACTTCTCGACCCCTCTGCTGCCCCTCGCAGAGCGTCTGGAAGGGCCGGCAGACATGCAGGCTAACGCGCTTGGTCAAACCCCTGACCGCGAGCAAACTGTTTCCCCATCTGCGCTGTCTGCCAGGCCAGCTGGCAT TTCTGGATCCAGGTCACCTACAGGGACTGAGAGGAGGCAACTGGAGCGCTCGCCCCTCAGCCGAAGGAAGGCGCAAGAGAAAGGACCCACGCCGACACACATCCCAgcacctgcacaaacacttCCACTTAGTGCAGCAGAGGCTAAAGCTAAAGGCAGTGACTACAAATCACT gTTGGAGGAGTCACCTGTGTTTGAAGGCCACAG AGGAGTGATCAACCCTGTGACGGCCCCCAAGAACAGCCGCGGGGCCAAACTTCAGTGTGTCTATGTTGCAGAGGGGCACACCAAACCTGTTCTCTGCGTGGATGCCACAGATGATCTGCTCTTCACAGGATCCAAAG ATCGTACGTGTAAAGTCTGGAACTTGGTGACGGGTCAGGAGATTATGTCTCTGGCAGATCATCCCAGCAGTGTCGTCTCAGTCAG gTATACTTCTAGTCTGGTCTTCACTGTTTCTACTGCTTACATCAAAGTCTGGGACATACGAGACTCTGCCAAGTGTATCCGCACGCTCAC GTCGTCAGGCCAGGTGGGTTCAGGGGACACCTGCTCCTCTGTCAGGAGTTTATCCATCCCACCAGGAGAGAGTCAGATCAACCAGATCGCCCTCAACCCGTCCGGCTCATTCCTCTATGCTGCAGCTGGCAACGCTGTACGCATGTGGGACCTCCGCAA GTTTGTGTCCACGGGGAAGCTGACTGGCCATTTGGGGCCTGTCATGTGCCTGACCGTTGACAAATTAGGCAACGGACAGGATGTTGTCCTCACTGGCTCCAAAGACCACCATGTTAAA atgTTTGAAGTGGCAGAAGGAGCTCAGGGGAGCATCAGCTCCAGCCACACGTTCGATCCCGCTCATCAGGATGGCGTGGAGTCTCTGGCCGTGCACGGAGATGTTTTCTACAGTGGCTCCAGAGACTACTACATCAAGAAGTGGGATTTAGCCAGTAAAC
- the LOC139350444 gene encoding kinesin-like protein KIF21A isoform X3, which translates to MSSAPDESSVRVALRIRPQLAKEKIEGCHICTFVMPGEPQVVLGKDKAFTYDHVFDMDTQQETIYNQCTERLIEGCFEGYNATIFAYGQTGSGKTYTMGTGFDVHIGEEELGIIPRAVNHLFRGIEERRQAATEQGKPVPEFKINAQFLELYNEEVLDLFDSTRDIEARKQRSNIKIHEDANGGIYTVGVTTRTVTSAAEMIQCLKLGALSRTTASTQMNVQSSRSHAIFTIHLCQVRVCSPDNDDNATDNRLANDSEINEFETLTAKFHFVDLAGSERLKRTGATGDRAKEGISINCGLLALGNVISALGDRSKRSTHVPYRDSKLTRLLQDSLGGNSQTMMIACISPSDRDFMETLNTLKYANRARNIKNKVVVNQDRASQQISALRTEIARLQMELMEYKTGKRMVGEDGMEGINDLVHENSMLQTENNNLRVRVKAMQETIDAQRARLTQVLSDQANQALARAGEGNEEIGNMIQNYIKEIEELRAKLLESEAVSENLRKTLSRASTRSSLYGGPGSFSTAPFLPEKETSDVIQMAKKDLEKLKKKEKKKKKRLRQYEENHHHTPVEHASVIKEGVPDNEQERGNDEVEVEGSDHEEGEDADGEEEDEDMVGDETSDESDSEELEEKENVQADLANITCEIAIKQKLIDELENSQRRLHTLKQQYEQKLMMLQNKIKDTQLERDKVLHNMGSVESGTEEKAKRIKAEYERKLSSMNKELQKLQSAQKEHARLLRNQSQYEKQLKKLQLDVTEMKKTKVVLMRQMKEQQERNRATECRRNREIASLKKEQRRAEHQLKQMEAQKRQQELILRRKNEEVTALRRQVRPVSGKASRKVSLPEPLQEPSHRATSGRMHTSGVSPSNGARSSPVRMGSISRTARAKWQSLERRVTDIIMQRMTISNMETDMNRMLKQREELTRRRERVSRKKEKMAVDGADADRSLASLNEELESLTANIDYINDSIADCQANIMQMEEAKEDTVDVTAVISSCNLSEARFLLDHFMTLTINKGLQASQKDSQLKVMEGRLKQTEINSATQNQLLFHMLKEKAEINPELDALLGSALQELGYLSPENGDDSSSDESTPSPATEGSTLASDLMKLCGESRPRGKARRRTTTQMELLYASSGDLSCESPTADFSTPLLPLAERLEGPADMQANALGQTPDREQTVSPSALSARPAGISGSRSPTGTERRQLERSPLSRRKAQEKGPTPTHIPAPAQTLPLSAAEAKAKGSDYKSLLEESPVFEGHRGVINPVTAPKNSRGAKLQCVYVAEGHTKPVLCVDATDDLLFTGSKDRTCKVWNLVTGQEIMSLADHPSSVVSVRYTSSLVFTVSTAYIKVWDIRDSAKCIRTLTSSGQVGSGDTCSSVRSLSIPPGESQINQIALNPSGSFLYAAAGNAVRMWDLRKFVSTGKLTGHLGPVMCLTVDKLGNGQDVVLTGSKDHHVKMFEVAEGAQGSISSSHTFDPAHQDGVESLAVHGDVFYSGSRDYYIKKWDLASKQLIQQSVSAQTDWVSALGVVPGSPVLLSGCRGGLLRLWHVDSLAPLGEVRGHDSPINGLATNSSQLFTASDDRTVKIWEARGSLEEGVH; encoded by the exons ATGAGCAGCGCGCCGGATGAGAGCTCGGTGCGCGTCGCCCTGAG GATCCGTCCTCAGCTGGCCAAAGAGAAGATCGAGGGCTGTCACATCTGTACATTTGTGATGCCCGGGGAGCCACAGGTGGTGCTGGGCAAGGACAAGGCCTTCACCTACGACCACGTCTTCGACATGGACACCCAGCAGGAAACCATCTACAACCAATGCACCGAGAGACTTATCGAAGGCTGCTTTGAGGGCTACAATGCCACTATCTTTGCATACGGGCAG ACGGGTTCAGGGAAGACCTACACCATGGGAACCGGCTTTGACGTGCACATCGGAGAGGAAGAGCTGGGTATCATTCCCCGGGCCGTCAACCACCTGTTCAGAGGGATCGAGGAGCGCCGACAGGCTGCCACCGAGCAGGGCAAGCCTGTTCCTGAGTTCAAGATCAACGCACAGTTCCTTgag TTGTACAACGAGGAGGTGTTGGACTTGTTCGACTCGACGCGAGACATCGAGGCCAGGAAGCAGCGATCCAACATCAAAATCCACGAGGACGCCAATGGAGGCATCTACACCGTCGGGGTCACCACGCGCACCGTCACCTCTGCAGCTGAG ATGATACAGTGTCTGAAGCTGGGCGCCCTGTCTCGCACCACCGCCAGCACCCAGATGAACGTCCAGAGTTCGCGCTCCCACGCCATCTTCACCATCCACCTGTGCCAAGTTCGAGTCTGCTCTCCAGATAACGAC GATAATGCGACAGACAACCGTCTCGCCAACGACTCGGAGATTAATGAGTTTGAGACGCTGACGGCCAAGTTCCACTTTGTTGATCTGGCTGGTTCTGAGAGACTGAAGAGAACTGGAGCTACAGGAGACAGAGCTAAAGAGGGCATCTCCATCAACTGTGGGCTG CTCGCTTTGGGAAACGTCATCAGTGCTCTGGGAGACCGGAGTAAGCGCTCGACTCATGTGCCTTACAGGGATTCCAAACTGACCCGGCTGCTGCAGGACTCACTGGGTGGCAACAG TCAAACGATGATGATCGCCTGTATCAGCCCGTCAGACCGGGACTTCATGGAGAccctgaacacactgaagtatgCCAACAGAGCCCGGAACATTAAGAACAAGGTGGTGGTGaaccaggacagagccagccagCAGATCAGCGCTCTCAGGACGGAAATAGCTCGACTgcagatggagctgatggagtACAAGACG GGGAAGCGGATGGTGGGTGAAGACGGCATGGAGGGTATCAACGACTTGGTGCATGAGAACTCCATGCTGCAGACGGAGAACAACAACTTGAGGGTGAGGGTGAAGGCCATGCAGGAGACCATCGACGCCCAGAGAGCCAGACTCACACAGGTTCTCAGTGACCAGGCCAACCAGGCCCTGGCTAGAGCAG GTGAGGGTAATGAAGAGATCGGGAATATGATTCAGAATTACATCAAAGAAATCGAGGAGCTTAG agCTAAACTTCTTGAAAGCGAGGCTGTGAGCGAGAACCTCAGGAAGACGTTGTCTCGCGCCTCCACGCGCTCCTCGCTGTACGGCGGGCCCGGCTCCTTCTCCACCGCCCCCTTCCTTCCTGAGAAGGAGACCAGCGACGTCATCCAGATGGCCAAGAAAGACCtagagaagctgaagaagaaggagaagaagaagaagaagag ACTTAGGCAATATGAAGAGAATCACCACCACACACCGGTCGAACATGCCAG cGTGATCAAAGAGGGAGTGCCAGACAACGAGCAGGAGCGAGGCAACGATGAGGTGGAGGTG GAGGGCAGCGACCACGAAGAGGGCGAGGAtgcggatggagaggaggaggacgaggacatGGTGGGAGATGAGACGTCTGACGAGTCTGACTCCGAAGAGCTTGAGGAGAAAG AGAACGTCCAGGCCGACCTGGCCAACATCACCTGTGAGATCGCCATCAAGCAGAAGCTGATAGACGAGCTGGAGAACAGCCAGCGGCGTTTGCACACTCTCAAGCAGCAGTACGAGCAGAAGCTGATGATGCTGCAGAACAAGATCAaagacacacagctggagagggacaaaGTGCTGCATAATATGG GCTCAGTGGAGTCAGGCACGGAGGAGAAGGCCAAGCGGATCAAAGCGGAGTACGAGAGGAAGCTGAGCTCCAtgaacaaagagctgcagaagcTCCAGTCAGCTCAGAAGGAGCACGCCCGCCTGCTGAGGAACCAATCACAGTACGAGAAGCAGCTCAAGAAGCTCCAGCTGGatgtgacagaaatgaagaagacCAAG GTGGTGCTGATGCGTCAGatgaaggagcagcaggagaggaacaGAGCCACGGAGTGCAGGAGGAACAGGGAGATTGCCTCTCTGAAGAAAGAGCAGCGCAGAGCTGAG CACCAACTGAAGCAGATGGAGGCCCAGAAAAGACAACAGGAGCTGATTCTTCGCAGGAAGAATGAAGag GTGACAGCTCTGCGGCGGCAGGTGAGGCCTGTGTCTGGGAAGGCGAGCAGGAAGGTGAGCTTACCTGAACCTCTCCAGGAGCCCTCACATAGAGCCACCTCAGGGAGGATGCATACCTCTGGAGTGTCCCCGTCCAATGGAGCCAG GAGTTCCCCAGTGCGGATGGGAAGCATCAGCAGGACAGCCAGGGCCAAGTGGCAGTCACTGGAGAGACGTGTCACTGACATCATCATGCAGAGGATGACCATCTCGAACATGGAGACAGATATGAACAGAATGCTGAAG CAACGGGAGGAGCTGACCAGGCGGAGGGAGCGAGTGtccagaaagaaagaaaagatggcgGTGGATGGTGCAGACGCTGACCGCTCCCTGGCCTCCCTGAACGAGGAGCTGGAGTCTCTGACTGCCAACATCGACTATATCAATGACAGCATCGCCGACTGTCAGGCCAACATCATGCAGATGGAGGAGGCCAAG GAGGACACAGTTGATGTGACCGCAGTGATCAGCTCCTGTAATTTATCAGAGGCCCGCTTCCTTCTGGACCATTTCATGACTCTGACCATCAATAAG GGTCTGCAGGCGTCTCAGAAGGATTCCCAGCTGAAGGTGATGGAGGGCAGGTTGAAGCAAACAGAGATCAACAGTGCCACCCAGAACCAGCTGCTGTTCCACATGCTaaaggagaaagcagagatAAACCCGGAGCTGGATGCCCTGCTGGGCAGTGCTCTGCAAG AGTTAGGTTACCTGTCGCCGG AGAATGgagatgacagcagcagtgacgaGTCCACCCCTAGTCCGGCCACTGAGGGCAG CACACTGGCATCAGATCTAATGAAGTTATGTGGTGAATCCAGACCGAGAGGCAAG GCTCGCAGGCGGACCACCACCCAGATGGAGCTGCTGTATGCCAGCAGTGGGGATCTGTCCTGTGAATCCCCCACTGCAGACTTCTCGACCCCTCTGCTGCCCCTCGCAGAGCGTCTGGAAGGGCCGGCAGACATGCAGGCTAACGCGCTTGGTCAAACCCCTGACCGCGAGCAAACTGTTTCCCCATCTGCGCTGTCTGCCAGGCCAGCTGGCAT TTCTGGATCCAGGTCACCTACAGGGACTGAGAGGAGGCAACTGGAGCGCTCGCCCCTCAGCCGAAGGAAGGCGCAAGAGAAAGGACCCACGCCGACACACATCCCAgcacctgcacaaacacttCCACTTAGTGCAGCAGAGGCTAAAGCTAAAGGCAGTGACTACAAATCACT gTTGGAGGAGTCACCTGTGTTTGAAGGCCACAG AGGAGTGATCAACCCTGTGACGGCCCCCAAGAACAGCCGCGGGGCCAAACTTCAGTGTGTCTATGTTGCAGAGGGGCACACCAAACCTGTTCTCTGCGTGGATGCCACAGATGATCTGCTCTTCACAGGATCCAAAG ATCGTACGTGTAAAGTCTGGAACTTGGTGACGGGTCAGGAGATTATGTCTCTGGCAGATCATCCCAGCAGTGTCGTCTCAGTCAG gTATACTTCTAGTCTGGTCTTCACTGTTTCTACTGCTTACATCAAAGTCTGGGACATACGAGACTCTGCCAAGTGTATCCGCACGCTCAC GTCGTCAGGCCAGGTGGGTTCAGGGGACACCTGCTCCTCTGTCAGGAGTTTATCCATCCCACCAGGAGAGAGTCAGATCAACCAGATCGCCCTCAACCCGTCCGGCTCATTCCTCTATGCTGCAGCTGGCAACGCTGTACGCATGTGGGACCTCCGCAA GTTTGTGTCCACGGGGAAGCTGACTGGCCATTTGGGGCCTGTCATGTGCCTGACCGTTGACAAATTAGGCAACGGACAGGATGTTGTCCTCACTGGCTCCAAAGACCACCATGTTAAA atgTTTGAAGTGGCAGAAGGAGCTCAGGGGAGCATCAGCTCCAGCCACACGTTCGATCCCGCTCATCAGGATGGCGTGGAGTCTCTGGCCGTGCACGGAGATGTTTTCTACAGTGGCTCCAGAGACTACTACATCAAGAAGTGGGATTTAGCCAGTAAAC